The Bombyx mori chromosome 16, ASM3026992v2 region TTGACGAGtgacatagacacagcccactgagtttctcgccgaattttctcagtgggtcgcgattccgatccggtggtagattctgcgaagcactgctcttgctagggctagtgttagctaattctctcaggctgagcccgtgagctcacatacccgTCCGGTCGTAGTTGGAATAATctcataggctaccagcgaatgggCAGAGGAAAAAAGAATATATCACATCTGCAAGATCATTCTGTAGGGTCCCGGTCCGGTTTGGGTATTGACGTAAAGCACGTAATATAAGCGGTTCCATTTCTAGAACCATCGTAAcctattgaattttattttgattgcttCAAACATGCCGTTATCTACATCTAATCCACATAATCGACCCGTTATCTTGGCCCTTGTAATAGCGCCGAAATATCGAGAactcacaaaaataaaaaaatcgtactaAGAATccgttatataataatatttctaatgaagtTTATTTGGCATAATTAATAAGtacatgaatttttttttattgcttagatggatggatgagctcacagcccaactgatgttaagtggttactggaacccatagacatctacaacgtaaatgcgccacccacctcgagatataagttgtaaggtctcagtatagttacaacggctaccccacccttcgaaccgaaacgcattactgcttcacggcggaaataggcggggtggtggtacctacccgtgtagactcccaagaggtcctaccaccagtaattacgcaaattataattttgcgggtttcatttttattacacgatgttattccttcaccgtggaagtcaatcgttaacatttgttgagtacgtctttcattagaaaaattggtacccgcctgcgggattcgaacaccggtgcatcgcttcatgcgaatgcaccggacgtcttatcctttaggccacgacgacttaaattatattcaagttgaatcaaatgaaaataattttatctctCTAAGTTATCTATAATTCGGAACAGATTCAGGATGTACTGTTTAAAAAAGACAATTGCAGCATAATAAGCCTACCTTTGACAACTTCCTCGATAGCGTCTTCCGGCCACAGATGATCGCCGGCAATAGAGCACTGCGCCGCGAAGAAAGTGGCCAGGGCCTGCATGAATATCGGCCCTGTTGCATGATAACTGTTCACGATATTAGAAGTCAACGCCGGATCACACGTCCACATGGTCGACTAGAAATTTGCGAATGAGTAAATATGTGCGATAGACGATGACGCGCTGTGTCTTGGTACGTTAAACAAGTTCATGTTATTAGtagtcaacatttttttttagtgcttccACTATTGTTATCTTTGCTCTAAAATGTATCAACAGTATTGATCTAAGATAGAGAACCATGTGATTGATAAATCACGAAAAACGCCTTTCTCTGTAATTTATTAAGAGAcagcaaatatattttttaacattgtataaattaattgaagtatCTTTAACAGTAATTGTACGCGATCCGGTCTGTATGGCTGTTGCCGAGTCGTGTAATAATCCTCTGCTATCTGTTTTTGCGCTGGTTGAAGACAGCTGCTTCGAAGACCTTCGGCTATTCTCGGGAGTCGTAGTTTCTTCGGAGGCTCACTGGTAACTGGTAACCGGTCTTTATCAAGGCGCAAATAAActacttgaataaaaaaatacaactttttattttaaccaTAAACATTAGTAACAGCCGTTAGCTGCGTCTATAATCCAAGCCTGTAATAATTAAGGCTAAGTATTGATAAATCTCTTCTTCAGTATTTCTATACGCACCGTATTTTGCAAGAATAGGGTTCCATCTTCGCGGAGTTCCATCTTAGCTTTAACTTCATCCCTGCTTGAGAAGCAGAGAGTCTACGCTCGTCCACTGAGCCTCGCCGCGAGGCCCGATCCGTGCCTCctaaagggggtacgacgaccccgtTGATTGATTGAAGGTCCGTCAATGTCCATCCTATCCCCATTGATCGACCGACTGATCGGACATTCCAAATCACAGGCCCATTGCGATAAATCTCAACTTTGTACCGTAAGgaactgagaccctagaactcatGCTTCAAGGAGGGTGGCGACAGTTGCCTTgttgatgactatgggctccagtaaccacttaacagcaggtgggtcgtgagttgATCAAACAAACTcacaattcaaaatttaaaaaaagtcacTCTCGTTGGGATCTTGCGCCGTCTCTTGCCTGTAATTGTGTAAGCCGCTTGTAATTGCCATATTTAATTACTAGCTGTTTTGCCCGCAGCTTTGTTCTTGACGGCCGTGTACGCATTTAACGGACTCACtgaaaatacgaaaaaaagatgtgtggtgtcgtgggacaccggataggaacaaagttccttattataaaaatattaattttaggttctattcgaggtataaagaaaataattattcgggtatacactttttaatatgatttttttattgataaaaaaaaaattactttacaaagttatcaactttaatttattcacaatgatttctaaaaaaataaatataataacaatatacaaagaaacagctatttatatgaataataataataaccgtcatcacgtagactatacattggcactgtatagccatcatactaagactaagCCATACtaaaactatacataaataataaaaatcttacgctacggacgtttttcccggttagggtacccctccgcatcgtcccataaggaacttcgttccaaaatataatatatataatctgttattataatgtaactaAATATTTTCCACTCAACTCTTTTTGATAAATAGGTGTGATAGTGATGGAAATTATTTAGTTGTATATTACCGGAGAATATTTCTACACAAGGTGTTGTAATAGTTATTGACATACAGACGATGGGATTACATGTCTATTTTTTGCCAACGGAATCTGTTCGTAATGAAGGTTGAATCAATAGTGTACGTAATAACAAAATTgcttattaacttttttatttgtatatttaagtATTCTTCACGGCTATGCATGTTTCTTGATTCATCTATGTAAAGATGCACGGAGTGTTATTTTTAAAGTAGAACCGGATACTGTTCTTATGTCGtcaccattttataataatgccaTAAAAAGCGGCCAATTGTGAGTTAGATTTGCCTCCTGAGGGATCCGGCTCCAAACGTAGGCTCTCTTAGAGGAATTGCTTGAATATCAATTGTCTATTGAAAAATGTATCTATATGTTTAGAAATCGTTGTGATCTAAAATTAGAACGCCCGGTGTACTCGCATCAAGCTATGCGAATATTCTGGGGTTCAAATTCCACAAGCAGGCACCAATTTTCTAAGCAAgcttttttttagatgggtggacgagctcacagcccacctcgtgttaaagggttactggagcccatagacaacaacgtaaatgcgccacccaccttgagatattagtagttctaaggtctcaagtacagttacaagaactgccccacccttcaaaccgaaacgcattactgcttcacggcagaaataggcagtgtggtggcacctacccacgcggactcacaagaggtcctaccaccaataattacgcaaattataattttgcgagtttgatttttattacacgatgttattccttcaccgtggaagttaaagCTGggaaaatacttaaaatatctGTTCACGAACGAACTTCTTGATGGAATAATAGTATATAGTTCTGTGGAATAACAATAGTGCTGTGGAATGAAGAAGAAACACGTAaaacatttgtataataaaCAACGGTTTAGACATTTTGTCAGCCCGCATCATAGTGGTAACGCGGCTGTGCCTTTGTCACTATCAGCTGAGTCGGTTGCTTGTCTGTCTTCacgaatgcaataaaaaaatcctacaAAATTTGGGCCGCGAAGCAGTGTTGGTTTCCGCATAATATGTCCTCGCATGTCTCAGGTTGACTAGCGGGATTCTCGTTTGTCGTGTTACTGGGTTCTGGTAACTGCTTGCCATCACGTGAACCGTACTAGGAGATATGCTGAATAATATGGTTCtatgtttaattgttttatttatattaggtaTCGGGCGATctacttttttttctgttaccTTCTTTGAAACTGACGAGCGAATAATTTCAACGGTACCACCTTGAAGTTAAATGTCAGTCCCGAACTCCATATCTAGAGGTGGTggcgtttttactggtggtaggatcgcttgtgagtccgcacgggtaggtaccatcaccctgcctgtttctaccgtgaagcagtaatgcgtttcggtttgaagggtggggcagccgttgtactgtgaaaacggagacctaagaactcatatctcaagggtgGTGGCTTATACTCTCATATCTCCTGGTGATAgaactgaaggcgtctaatgcaagagttactGGAATTGATGGGTGGCGAGAAACTGAGTTTTGTTTGTGGGTTAAACGTCGAAAGCTTTGTCGCATTCAGTTTGTTcaatgagaacggtgaccggtgcctaAAAGTTAATTGAGAGGGTCCGAAATGACATGCTTAGAGCGACGGTGGATGTGCGTTGCCCTATTGTCTGGGTCGGGTATATAATAtgaggcggccacgataagaggcttatcgtgtcgcgccgctttctCGAAGAACTGATTGAAGATTGTATTGTAATAAGTTACACCGGACTCGACATGCCCATATGTCAGGACTAGTTGCTGTTGTTTGTATGTATAAGgtattaaaacactaattaacgTTTTAACGAaatcttttaatttttcttcttttaatctATTTAAATTCCACTGTAGTACATTGGCATTCTATTAAAGGTTTAATCACAACAGCTATTTTAGTTCTTGTAAAACCTGTCTTTGTTATAAATAACGTCCTCCTCTTCCTTGCGTCGCTCgcctcattactgaggatcgtgatTCCCCCACTGCATCATATTCTCATGTATAACtgttctccatctgctgcgatccttggccTCGTGAAGGGCATTGTATAGTTTCATGTCCAGACAGGATCTGATTTAGTTCGACTAtttcgtgggactgcgtcctctgggacgtatGCACTCTGTCCTGCCAGTCACCATCGTAGCATagagaagtttttatttattcgaacATGAACAATCCACCAATATTTTATAGAACATGCATGCAAATTAATGCTGAGTGCAGGCGATGTGAAGCAAAATGTTATTTAACAGCTGAAGTCCGAAACATTATGACCCACTGTGGTCCCTAAATTCTCGTACTCTCGAAGAGGTTTTAGAGGGTTACAAGGAAAGTATTTTCGAGGCGGTTTTACAAAACCTTAGACAGCATTTAATGCCTTCATGGAAATTTGGATGTATCCTACGAATGTACAGGGAATTAACtcgaatttttttaaagttgttaTTCTGTTGTTTTTATGTGGGATTGTTTGATTAGTTCTGCACCTTTTTCTCCAATCATGATTGTCGCTGCATTAGTATTACCTCTTACAATGGAAGGCATAACACTAGCGTCAATTACTctcaaattttcaatatttcgaACTTTTAACTCAGGAGTCACTACTGCGCTAGGATCGTCTTCTGGTCCCATCTTTACGGTGCCCGATGGGTGATACAATGAAAAAGTTAAGTGTCTCGAAATGCACTCCAAAAATTCGTCACTTGTTTTATCAAGTTTATCACAGGTTGGTATTTGAAACCATTCTAATTCTAACCCTACTTGTTTGAAGGCGTCTGTTTCGCCTAATTTCAAAGTAAATTTCCTCATACCCCTTATTAACGTCTTCATGTCTTCATTATCATTGAAATAGTTGGCGTATATCAATGGACGATCAAATGGGTTATTGCTTTGCAGTAATACTTTTCCTCGTGATTTTGGTTTCAATAAAGTATTGTAGATTAACATAGCGAACTTATTGTTGTTAATTTCATGGAATTGTTGTATAATATCATTATTTAGTCCGTGTTTCTCAAAAAAGTCTAGTAAAATGTGAATTTTAGGTGTAAAAATAACGTGATGAAATTGTAAGTCAGGACTCGTACCAGTTGAATCAGTGGTATTGACGAATGCAATTATTCTATGCGGACTGGTGTCACAAAGTATTCCTTCTTTATTAACCATGTAATCGAAAAAGTTGTTTACGACTAAGCTCATAGTAATATCGTCAGATTCTTTGGCAGGGGCTGTATACAATAATGGCACGAAGACATGATCTTGTAGATTTTCTCCAACCGCTAAATCCATTTTGACAGTAATATTTTGTTCAAGTAGGTGTTCTTGAGGTCCAATACCGGACAACATTAAAAGGTGCGGTGAATTAATTGCTCCCGCTGACAATATCAACTCTTTGTTCACATTAACCATAAATTCTTTGCCGTTGTTGTTTAGCATAATTCCACTAACGGCATTACTGTTctctttaaatataattttcgtaGCCAGTGTATTTTTGATAACATGCAAATTGTTTCTATTCCGGATTGGCGAAAGGAACGCTCTAGCGGTACTCATTCTTGTTTTGTTGTAAACAGTAATTTGGCTTTGTGTTACGCCCATTTGATTTTCTCCGTTTATATCGTCTAAATTTTGTACTCCTAACTCTGGGTATGCTTTAAGAACCACCTCTTCAAAAGGCTTTAAGTTTTTATCTTTTGTGGTATATAATTCACCTTTAGTGCCATGATATCTATCGTTTTCTGAGATATCTGCTACaaaattttcactttttttaaagtaaggAAGAACATCTTCGTAACTCCAACCGTTGTTGCCGTCTTCTGCCCATCCATCGAAGTCTATGTGGTTTCCTCTGACATAGAACATAGCATTAATACTTGCGGAGCCACCGAGTGTCTTCCCACTAGGCCAGGCACATGTTTTAGTTTCATAACTGAGACAAGCGCCGGATTGCGGTTCTGGGCGGTAACCCCAGTCTTCTTTACTGCCCAAGTTGTTATAAAAGACTTGTGGtatctgaaataatataaaaattacagtttgttctttgtttattttggtATTCACGCATCATTTCGTTTGACTGCGTGGAAACGATGCATAGGTTTTGTTGGCACTTTGAATAAGTGCCCACTGTAGTGCGTGCAAAAAGTATATGGCACAGCGAAGCGCGCTTTCGTGCAATAATATAGTTTACATTGCAGGATTGTAGCATTATGAaaataaagtcgtcgtggcctaaaggataagacgtcagtCCATTCGTATCGAGCTATGCGAATATGCTGGTATTGCAAACCCGCAGACAggtacttaatttttttgttaacgaGTAGTACGTATTCAACACGAATTATATCTAGGATGTAGGTGTTACGTCgtgtattgaaaataaaacactgAAGTCTATGGCtttcggtaacaacttaacatccaCAATGAGAGTGCAGGGATATGTGGATGGGAGGGAGAACACGGATCAAACATGCTTTTAACaacctttagtttttttttttgtttgtttgttaaagctaatagatacttttattaaatttcgacgctattgactacttcgaaatttaacaagatgcataggtatttaaatattagaatataGTTATTATGAgaggtaaaataatttaaggggGGTTTTGAGTAgacagtatataaatataatatataactttatatGTAAATGAACGAAACTAAGATGTCATGTAAATTTGTAAGtggttaatataatgttttgtaaaagtgtaaatagaaatgtaaaacacagtgcattaaattatatttaagtgttattaaattttttgaggctataaataatttcatttaaatttatcataaatttattcaatgtttcctctttttttgtaatttcattgcAATCTTTAAAGTCTATGTTATTTATTCGACATATAGTCTCAAATTCATaccttgtattaaaatattttggacaATGATATAATAAATGTTCCATCGTTTGTATGGTGTTTGAATCGCAGGGACAAAAAGGGTCTTGTGTTATACGAAATCTGTGTAAGTATGCTTTATGGTAACCATGTCCTGAGAGAAATTGTGTTATAGCGAAATTTGGTGGAACTTTATCTATAAATTTCTTTAAGGATGTATAATCTGGAAATATCTGCTTGGTGTATTTACAATTATCTACTTCATTATACAGATTAGTAATTTCTTTAGTAAGTGacttttgatttatttcttttacaaaGCTTATTGGGAATTTGGCATAATTAGTATTTGTTGGTGATCCAGCAGCCTCTTTTGCTGTTATATCCGCCAGCTCATTACCAGGTATGTCATTGTGAGCTTTAACCCATACGAATTTAATTTGTTGTCCATTCCTTTCTATTTCGTGGATGCATTTTAGAGTCATGACTGCATGTGGATTAAATGTGTTGCTATTGCATAAGCCTTGTAATGTGGAAAGTGAGTCAGTGACAACGAATGCACTTACTCGTTGATCTCTTACCCACTTGCAAGCTGTAGCTATTGCCAATTGCTCAGCTTGGTAGACTGAGCATGAGCTGtgcagtttaattaattttttatgaattatatttTGAGAATCCTGTATCACAACAGTTGTTTGCGCTTCGGATTTACgcaaaataaattactaaaacgAAAATTgatatcgtattttttttggCGGTTCATGCTCATGGCACCCACAGATATTCAAATTAGAATGCTGCCAGCCTCATTGAGATGAAGTCAAATTTTTTTGCGTAATGACTGTCCCGCTTTTCAAACTCGAACGTATTACCGACAGaaatagaaataggcagtatggtGGTACATACACGTGCAGGCTCAGAACAAATACCGCTAGCAGTTAGTATCTATtagtttttattgccgttgtaagGATAACGACGAACGGAAGATCTTCCTCCGAGCGAGTGAAATTGCTCGGTGGAAGCCTGTGGATACTGACGTTCCCAATGCtgttgttcgaaacttgtatatTTGCAAGCTTATCTCGAAACTGTCGTAAGTGAAATTCAGGAtccgtcaaatatcttgtgttctatgatggctagcCAAAAAAAAGGATTTGATCTTCGAAGGCAGTAACTAGTGAAGAAAATTTGACGCTCAAGGAATACTGCTCATTGCGAACGGGGTGTCAAAATCATGTCAAATCATTGGCACTGTTCATGATTTCAGTGCTTCCAGAGATGAATTCCGTCATATGTGGGTTTTGTTTTTTACGTCAGGATATACTTTATTGCTATTTCGGGTCCGGGACCGGTTACCCTCTATACTATTTAAAGAATATACCTCAGTGTTCACGGTAGGGTTTCCTCCAGCTTCCACTAGTAATACTTTCCATTCTGGGACTTCACTTAAACGGTTTGCCAAGACTGAACCGGCTGATCCTGCTCCGACCACCACAAAATCATAGCTACTACCTGAAAATAATAAGATTTGTCGTGAATGTTTCATAAAATGCTCTTTAAAATGAACGTTGTATACAACCTttccaaatataaaaaataatcacatCATGCTTACCATCGACAACAGAGTTAATAGCATCCTCTGGCCACAGATGATCTCCAACAAGAGCACACTGCGCTGCGAGGAAACTAGTGAGTGCTTGAGCGAACGTGGTCCCAACCACGTCTCCGTAATGCGAGGAAACTAGTGAGTGCTTGAGCGAACGTGGTCCCAACCACGTCTCCGTAACTGCCTATCACCGTCGAAGTGAACGTCGGATCACACGCCGACATGTTTCACACGAACCTACGGAAAATATTCTgagttaaaatatattattgccTCAcctgtaaagtggttaccgaagctgaCTGACATAAACTAAATGCCGCCTCCCTCCCACGTTCAGACATAAGACTTTAAGTCTCAATGAGCATTGACcactttttgttttaatttctcTTATTGTTCCCATTTCTAGGACTATATAGGTTCGGtgattacagaaaaaaaattactgaaaaattatctttaacaataatttttattaaatatgtttgaACATTGTTTGTGCTTAAATAAGGACTTCATTGGCTTTATTCAAACCAATACTTTTTTATATACTCTGTGTACGACTCAAATGACAGTTTGGTTATTTGGTATATATTGGTTACACTTTTCTCATTTCAACCCAAAGCATGAAGCTTTACACACATGACGATAGTCATGACTTGAACTCTTAAGACATATTTATTAATGCAGTAATAATAGCAATCGGAACATGTTTTAAGAGATATTATTCTTAGGTGCTGTAGAAAAAAtaccaattatttattaaatgaaagGACATTAATAGAAGGACGTATTGAGTGCCATGTCACAAGTTAAAATTGTTTGAGCAAACGATTCCGCTTTTCGCCGATGACTGACTGATTGATGATGaaactgatttaaaaatattttaaatatacattgcatacctatttaaaatacacattactttctttaatttgatgtaattaaaaaaatgcagtttttttattcAATGCCCGTTGCATGCTATCATTatcttgcccttctcccagttacctggggtcggcgcaacatgttttctccttccgcactcttctatcatataccatttcttcgctcactcccctcgtgcccatatcgtctttcacacaatccatccatttcttcttaggtctacctcttcctctatatccttccacattcatagttaacattttcttaccaaactcattttcatttcgtctcatcacatgtccataccatcccaaacgcgcacttctcagcttctctgtcacaggtgccactttcagacttcctctaacatattcattccgtattctatctattctcgttactccacacatccatcgcaacattcgcatctctgctgcatgcaatcgcctttcacccGCCACTTTAGTGGTCCAACAAGCAATATTAACTATTATACTCGAAAGGTATGAGTTTTTCGCCGTAATAATCGGGCTGCTGATATATAGATGTTCGTACAATACACCCTACCATGTGTAAATacgcaaataaaatatatctaataCATAATACGCAAAAATATAAGCATACTAAGTTGTACACCcgtctataatatataaaaagataATATTAAATGTGAATAGCTTTATTTCGTTTTTAGCCCTGTACCGTTTTTTCCTAATATGAAAGCATATTATTCAGAAAGGtcagtctttaaaaaaattctaatgcGGCGGGTatgcaaaaatttttttatattttttttattgcttagatgggtggacgagctcacagcccacctggtgttaagtggttactggagcccatagacatccacaacgtaaatgcgccacccaccttgagatgtaagttctaaggtctcagtatagttacaacggctgccccacccatcaaaccgaaacgcattactgcttcacggcagaaataggcagggcggtggtacccacccgcgcggactcacaagaggtcctactaaattctgcaaattaaaatttttgcgggtttcttttttattacacgatgttattccttcaccgtggaagtcaatcgtgaacatttgttgagtacgtatttcattagaaaaattggtacccgcctgagattcgaacatcggtgcatcgctcaacgcgaatgcatcggacgtcttatccgttaggccacgacgattatAAAATCTAAAAGAATGTGAAAGAATTACCTTAATTTAGTACACAGTAAAACAATAGCAGTGTTGAAGTAGATATTGACAAGTGTGTGCGTCCAGTGGAGCAGCTTGCACAAGTAGGGTGTTTTTATACTGTGTAGCGTAATGAAAtggaaatatattatgtatttgttgAATGTCTGTCTGGCAAGAACCAATTGATTTTTCACGTGAAATGTGTTTGCTTAGAACACGTTTGTTTACAAAGTCAATaatcatataatataatttaaaaatacgagGTTAATAATAAGcggaagtattttttttattgtctttgtcgAGAAGAGCTACCAATGTACTACTACTAGTCTACCTGACGTCAGGAAGTTGTCCATTGACGTTAGTAATGTATGAGCATAgcctagccgctgcctatcaCTGGGTGATCTCCGCAAAACACGTCTGAAGAAGGACGCGTTCAGGAGACATCGCGGAGGGAAATTCATTCTAGATCCAGATGCTGGCTAAATAAAAGCTCAGGAAACGCACTGCGGATGACCGTAGTAGCTTTAGGTAATAAAGATGAAATCTACTCTGATGGCGGAcggtacgatggtaaaaacaagatgacGGGATCATCTCAACAAATTTCTCAGAACACAGAAGGTTCCAAACGGTCTCTAAGAACGGGATTGT contains the following coding sequences:
- the LOC105842054 gene encoding glucose dehydrogenase [FAD, quinone], encoding MSACDPTFTSTVIGSYGDVVGTTFAQALTSFLAAQCALVGDHLWPEDAINSVVDGSSYDFVVVGAGSAGSVLANRLSEVPEWKVLLVEAGGNPTVNTEIPQVFYNNLGSKEDWGYRPEPQSGACLSYETKTCAWPSGKTLGGSASINAMFYVRGNHIDFDGWAEDGNNGWSYEDVLPYFKKSENFVADISENDRYHGTKGELYTTKDKNLKPFEEVVLKAYPELGVQNLDDINGENQMGVTQSQITVYNKTRMSTARAFLSPIRNRNNLHVIKNTLATKIIFKENSNAVSGIMLNNNGKEFMVNVNKELILSAGAINSPHLLMLSGIGPQEHLLEQNITVKMDLAVGENLQDHVFVPLLYTAPAKESDDITMSLVVNNFFDYMVNKEGILCDTSPHRIIAFVNTTDSTGTSPDLQFHHVIFTPKIHILLDFFEKHGLNNDIIQQFHEINNNKFAMLIYNTLLKPKSRGKVLLQSNNPFDRPLIYANYFNDNEDMKTLIRGMRKFTLKLGETDAFKQVGLELEWFQIPTCDKLDKTSDEFLECISRHLTFSLYHPSGTVKMGPEDDPSAVVTPELKVRNIENLRVIDASVMPSIVRGNTNAATIMIGEKGAELIKQSHIKTTE